From a single Candidatus Eisenbacteria bacterium genomic region:
- a CDS encoding glycosyltransferase family 4 protein encodes MKRILGLSSIPPEPALGAGGERIREIYRHLPGGEYDGTLLALTGIRDGGGEERIGPLRIARVPSPTQTLFYYLERARVAPFFRVAGWHRRLPLGAASLLNAPFDLAQFDSLWLTPWADRLRPGTPVLYASHNLEADWHKPLILPFPFRKRHARYLADLEKWALRRADRVVAVTEEDREAFLRFAGIPRERIDVIPNGYDPEKFKPSPQEEREAARVSLGLPREGRVALFAGSLVPPNVEAVEAILDRIVPEAPRDIHFLIAGSAGEPFRKRSGGRVLVTGRVDRIEPCFRAADIGLNPILSGSGSNVKVLQYLGAGLAVLSTPFGMRGFGELKRFASVDRIDRFAYLLREAAPDPAATDFVRERYTWARASALLARVHDRLLGRVNEPGEGDGAPAGEE; translated from the coding sequence GTGAAAAGAATCCTCGGGCTTTCGTCGATCCCCCCCGAACCGGCGCTCGGCGCCGGCGGCGAGAGGATACGGGAAATCTACCGCCACCTGCCGGGAGGGGAATACGACGGGACCCTCCTCGCCCTCACCGGGATACGCGACGGAGGAGGGGAGGAGAGGATCGGCCCTCTTCGGATCGCCCGCGTCCCCTCTCCGACGCAAACGCTTTTCTACTATCTGGAGAGGGCGCGGGTCGCTCCCTTCTTTCGTGTCGCCGGATGGCACCGCCGGCTCCCCCTCGGCGCGGCGAGTCTCCTCAATGCCCCCTTCGACCTGGCGCAGTTCGACTCTCTCTGGCTCACACCATGGGCGGACCGACTCCGGCCGGGCACGCCGGTTCTCTACGCGAGCCATAACCTGGAGGCCGATTGGCACAAGCCCCTGATCCTCCCTTTCCCCTTCCGGAAGAGACATGCCCGTTACCTGGCCGACCTGGAGAAATGGGCGCTCCGCCGCGCGGACCGCGTGGTGGCGGTTACCGAGGAGGACCGCGAAGCGTTCCTCCGTTTCGCCGGCATCCCCCGGGAACGCATTGACGTCATCCCTAACGGCTATGATCCCGAAAAGTTCAAGCCATCACCTCAGGAAGAACGTGAAGCGGCTCGGGTTTCCCTCGGGCTTCCTCGTGAGGGGAGAGTGGCGCTCTTCGCCGGCTCCCTGGTCCCTCCCAATGTAGAGGCGGTGGAAGCGATCCTGGACCGGATCGTCCCCGAGGCGCCTCGTGACATTCATTTCCTCATCGCCGGGAGCGCCGGGGAGCCCTTCCGGAAGAGGAGCGGCGGCCGCGTGCTGGTCACCGGCCGGGTCGACAGAATCGAGCCCTGTTTCCGGGCGGCGGACATCGGCCTGAACCCCATCCTCAGCGGGTCCGGTTCGAACGTGAAGGTGCTTCAGTACTTGGGGGCCGGCCTGGCGGTGCTCTCCACCCCTTTCGGGATGCGTGGGTTCGGAGAGCTGAAACGCTTCGCTTCCGTCGACCGGATCGATCGTTTTGCGTATCTTTTAAGAGAGGCGGCTCCCGACCCGGCCGCCACGGACTTCGTCCGGGAGCGCTATACCTGGGCACGGGCTTCCGCCCTTCTCGCCCGGGTTCACGACCGACTCCTGGGGCGAGTGAACGAACCGGGGGAAGGGGACGGCGCC